One part of the Melospiza melodia melodia isolate bMelMel2 chromosome 3, bMelMel2.pri, whole genome shotgun sequence genome encodes these proteins:
- the LOC134416417 gene encoding protein enabled homolog, with product MGTVLRAAPPPPQRRISRASGNHSYRSSTAALGGGQTPLSPAEAPAVPAAPSPAERTPTEAQLGAARSAAGAFRAAADSTSSSSPSLLALSLIPLLKHPPLPSPPVERSAGERGASARPPVLSPRRCPPRARALLAAQVRAARDVKETVMWPLSGGADPAGLEVSPAFLSFSLLA from the coding sequence ATGGGCACCGTCCTGCGTGCCGCTCCCCCGCCGCCCCAGCGGCGCATCTCACGGGCTAGCGGCAATCACAGCTACCGGAGTAGCACCGCGGCCTTAGGAGGCGGACAAACCCCGCTGTCCCCGGCAGAGGCCCCCGCCGTcccggctgccccctccccgGCGGAGCGCACGCCCACGGAGGCGCAGCTGGGAGCAGCGAGGAGCGCGGCCGGTGCATTCAGAGCCGCCGCAGACTCCACCTCCTCGTCCTCCCCATCATTGTTAGCCCTGTCATTAATACCGCTCCTTAAGCATCCTCCGCTCCCGTCTCCCCCCGTGGAGAGGAGCGCCGGGGAGCGGGGAGCGAGCGCCCGACCGCCGGTGCTGTCGCCTCGCCGCTGCCCGCCGCGGGCTCGGGCTCTGCTCGCCGCTCAGGTCCGGGCCGCTAGGGATGTAAAAGAGACAGTCATGTGGCCCCTTTCTGGCGGAGCTGACCCCGCGGGATTAGAGGTCTCACcagcctttctttccttttctctgctCGCATAA
- the POU3F2 gene encoding POU domain, class 3, transcription factor 2 — MATAASNHYSLLASGSPMVHAEPPGGMQPGGGYRDAGALVQADYALQSNGHPLSHAHQWIAALSHGGPGGGGGGGGGGGGGGGGGGEAPWSAGALGQPDIKPAVVQAGGRGDELPPPPQHPPPGRAPHLVHHGGGGGGHHAAAAAAAAAAAWRAGGAAHLPPGMAAANGAQAGLLYSQPPGFTVNGMLGAGQPGLHHHGLRDAHEEPPPGPPHHGPEHPPPPHGPHPGAAGPAPSAAAAAPPGPPPHHDPHSDEDTPTSDDLEQFAKQFKQRRIKLGFTQADVGLALGTLYGNVFSQTTICRFEALQLSFKNMCKLKPLLNKWLEEADSSSGSPTSIDKIAAQGRKRKKRTSIEVSVKGALESHFLKCPKPSAQEITSLADSLQLEKEVVRVWFCNRRQKEKRMTPPGGTLPGAEDVYGASRDTPPHHGVQTPVQ; from the coding sequence ATGGCGACCGCAGCCTCCAACCACTACAGCCTGCTCGCCTCCGGCTCCCCCATGGTGCACGCCGAGCCGCCCGGCGGCATGCAGCCCGGCGGCGGCTACCGCGACGCCGGCGCCCTGGTGCAGGCGGACTACGCGCTGCAGAGCAACGGGCACCCGCTGAGCCACGCTCACCAGTGGATCGCGGCGCTGTCCCACGGCGGccccggcggtggcggcggcggcggcgggggcggcggcggcggcggcggcggcggcggcgaggcgCCCTGGTCGGCGGGCGCGCTGGGCCAGCCCGACATCAAGCCGGCGGTGGTGCAGGCGGGCGGGCGCGGCGAcgagctgccgccgccgccgcagcacCCGCCGCCGGGGCGGGCGCCGCACCTGGTGCaccacggcggcggcggcggagggcaccacgcggcggcggcggcggcggcggcggcggcggcgtggcgggcgggcggcgcggcgcaCCTGCCGCCCGGCATGGCCGCGGCCAACGGCGCGCAGGCGGGGCTGCTCTACTCGCAGCCGCCCGGCTTCACCGTCAACGGGATGCTGGGCGCCGGGCAGCCGGGGCTGCACCACCACGGCCTGCGCGACGCCCACGAGGagccgccgccggggccgccgcACCACGGCCCCGAGCACCCGCCGCCGCCCCACGGCCCCCACCCCGGGGCGGCCGGGCCGGCAccgtccgccgccgccgccgcgccccccgGGCCGCCGCCGCACCACGACCCGCACTCCGACGAGGACACGCCGACCTCGGACGACCTGGAGCAGTTCGCCAAGCAGTTCAAGCAGCGGCGCATCAAACTGGGATTTACCCAAGCGGACGTGGGGCTGGCGCTGGGCACCCTCTACGGCAACGTCTTCTCGCAGACCACCATCTGCCGCTTCGAGGCCCTGCAGCTCAGCTTCAAGAACATGTGCAAGCTGAAGCCTTTGTTGAACAAGTGGTTGGAGGAGGCGGACTCCTCCTCGGGCAGCCCCACCAGCATAGACAAGATCGCGGCGCAGGGCCGCAAGCGGAAAAAGCGCACCTCCATCGAGGTGAGCGTCAAGGGCGCGCTGGAGAGCCACTTCCTCAAGTGCCCCAAGCCCTCCGCCCAGGAGATCACCTCGCTCGCGGACAGCCTACAGCTGGAGAAGGAGGTGGTGAGAGTGTGGTTTTGTAACAGGAGACAGAAAGAGAAGCGCATGACTCCCCCGGGAGGGACGCTGCCGGGCGCCGAGGACGTGTACGGGGCCAGCAGGGACACGCCGCCGCACCACGGGGTGCAGACCCCCGTGCAGTGA